A window from Bacillota bacterium encodes these proteins:
- a CDS encoding DUF177 domain-containing protein, with amino-acid sequence MRVDVSTIRDIKGAAIEADLRGAVGSVGAAGRELELSEPAEVHVRVTNTGHGTLLVQGKAKARVRATCDRCLTPFELEIISDFERQYVRGPEGGQSSRSPAGEGRGDDVREYQGDVVDIGPDVRESLSLAMPMKLVCADECKGLCPSCGKNLNEGPCDCPVTSYDVRLAALADLGLRTKIDRRSDKD; translated from the coding sequence GTGCGCGTCGACGTCTCGACGATCAGGGATATCAAGGGTGCGGCCATCGAGGCCGACTTGCGCGGGGCGGTTGGCAGCGTGGGCGCTGCCGGCAGGGAGCTTGAGCTCTCCGAGCCCGCCGAGGTGCATGTGCGCGTTACGAACACGGGCCACGGCACCCTCTTGGTCCAGGGAAAGGCGAAGGCCCGTGTCCGGGCCACGTGCGACCGGTGTCTCACACCGTTTGAGCTCGAGATCATCTCCGACTTTGAGCGGCAATACGTGAGGGGACCCGAGGGCGGGCAGTCTTCCCGTTCCCCGGCTGGCGAGGGCCGAGGGGATGATGTACGCGAGTATCAAGGGGACGTCGTCGACATCGGACCAGATGTGAGGGAGAGCCTTTCCCTTGCCATGCCGATGAAGCTCGTGTGCGCGGATGAGTGCAAGGGGCTCTGCCCGTCGTGCGGCAAGAACCTCAACGAGGGGCCGTGCGATTGTCCCGTGACATCGTACGATGTCCGTCTGGCGGCCCTGGCCGATCTAGGTCTTCGCACAAAGATAGACCGAAGATCGGATAAAGACTGA